The Mycetohabitans endofungorum genome contains a region encoding:
- a CDS encoding DNA-directed RNA polymerase subunit alpha, producing the protein MQTSLLKPKIIAVDSLGDNHAKVVMEPFERGYGHTLGNALRRVLLSSMIGYAPTEVTIAGVVHEYSTLDGVQEDMVNLLLNLKGVVFKLHNRDEVTVTLRKEGEGVVTAGDIEVPHDCEVINPEHVIAHLSKGGKLDVQIKVEKGRGYVPGNVRRYGDESTKVIGRIVLDASFSPVRRVSYAVESARVEQRTDLDKLVMNIETNGVISPEEAIRQSARILVDQLSVFAALEGTETTAETPSRAPQIDPILLRPVDDLELTVRSANCLKAENIYYIGDLIQRTENELLKTPNLGRKSLNEIKEVLASRGLTLGMKLENWPPAGLDK; encoded by the coding sequence ATGCAAACCAGTTTGTTGAAGCCCAAGATCATCGCAGTGGATTCGCTTGGCGACAACCACGCGAAAGTGGTCATGGAGCCGTTTGAACGCGGTTATGGCCACACCTTGGGTAATGCGCTCCGGCGTGTTTTGCTATCGTCAATGATCGGCTATGCACCGACCGAAGTGACGATCGCCGGCGTCGTTCACGAGTATTCGACGCTCGACGGTGTGCAAGAGGACATGGTCAACCTGCTGTTGAACCTCAAGGGCGTGGTGTTCAAGCTGCACAACCGCGATGAAGTGACCGTCACGCTGCGCAAGGAAGGCGAGGGTGTCGTGACCGCCGGTGACATCGAAGTGCCGCATGATTGCGAGGTCATCAATCCGGAGCACGTTATCGCCCATCTATCCAAGGGCGGCAAGCTCGACGTGCAGATCAAGGTCGAGAAGGGTCGTGGCTATGTGCCGGGCAACGTGCGCCGCTATGGCGACGAAAGCACCAAGGTCATCGGTCGCATCGTGCTCGATGCGTCGTTCTCGCCGGTTCGCCGAGTCAGCTACGCGGTCGAGAGTGCCCGGGTCGAGCAGCGTACCGACCTGGACAAGCTCGTGATGAACATTGAGACCAATGGTGTGATTTCGCCAGAGGAAGCGATTCGTCAATCGGCTCGCATCCTAGTCGACCAGTTGTCAGTGTTCGCGGCGCTGGAAGGCACCGAAACGACGGCTGAAACGCCGTCGCGCGCACCGCAGATCGATCCGATTCTGTTGCGTCCGGTTGACGATCTCGAGCTGACAGTGCGCTCCGCGAACTGTCTGAAAGCCGAGAACATCTACTACATTGGTGATCTGATCCAGCGTACCGAAAACGAGTTGCTGAAGACGCCGAACTTGGGCCGCAAGTCGTTGAACGAGATCAAGGAAGTGCTCGCTTCGCGTGGTTTGACGCTCGGCATGAAGCTGGAGAATTGGCCGCCGGCTGGCCTCGATAAGTAA
- the rpsD gene encoding 30S ribosomal protein S4, translating to MARYTGPKAKLSRREGTDLFLKSARRSLADKCKLDSKPGQHGRTSGARTSDYGLQLREKQKVKRIYGVLERQFRRYFAEADRRKGNTGETLLQLLESRLDTVVYRMGFGSTRAEARQLVSHKAITVNGQVANIPSLQVKAGDVVAVREQAKKQTRIQEALSLAEQNNFPGWVSVDAKKFEGTFKHVPERSDIAGDINESLIVELYSR from the coding sequence GTGGCACGCTATACCGGTCCGAAAGCAAAACTGTCCCGCCGCGAAGGCACCGATCTGTTCTTGAAGAGCGCGCGTCGCTCGCTCGCCGATAAGTGCAAGCTCGATAGCAAGCCGGGTCAGCATGGTCGTACGTCGGGTGCACGCACGTCCGACTATGGTCTGCAACTGCGCGAAAAGCAAAAGGTGAAGCGGATCTACGGCGTGCTCGAGCGCCAGTTCCGTCGTTACTTCGCCGAAGCCGATCGCCGCAAGGGCAACACCGGCGAAACGCTGCTGCAACTGCTCGAGTCGCGTCTGGACACGGTCGTGTATCGCATGGGCTTCGGCTCGACGCGTGCTGAAGCGCGTCAGCTGGTCAGCCACAAGGCGATCACCGTGAACGGCCAAGTGGCGAACATCCCGTCATTGCAGGTGAAAGCTGGCGACGTGGTGGCCGTGCGTGAGCAAGCGAAGAAGCAGACGCGGATTCAAGAGGCGTTGTCGCTGGCCGAGCAAAACAACTTCCCGGGCTGGGTGTCGGTCGATGCGAAGAAGTTTGAAGGCACCTTCAAGCACGTGCCGGAGCGTAGCGATATTGCCGGCGACATTAATGAAAGCCTGATTGTCGAGTTGTACTCGCGCTAA
- the rpsK gene encoding 30S ribosomal protein S11 translates to MAKASNSSAAQRVRKKVKKNVAEGVVHVHASFNNTIITITDRQGNALAWATSGGQGFKGSRKSTPFAAQVAAESAGRVALEYGVKNLEVRIKGPGPGRESAVRALHGLGIKITAISDVTPVPHNGCRPPKRRRI, encoded by the coding sequence ATGGCTAAGGCTTCGAACAGCAGCGCGGCGCAACGCGTTCGCAAGAAGGTCAAGAAGAACGTCGCCGAGGGCGTAGTACACGTCCATGCGTCGTTCAATAACACGATCATCACGATCACGGACCGTCAGGGCAACGCACTGGCGTGGGCGACGTCGGGTGGTCAAGGGTTTAAGGGTTCGCGCAAGTCGACTCCGTTCGCTGCACAGGTTGCCGCCGAGTCGGCCGGCCGCGTCGCGTTGGAGTATGGCGTGAAGAATCTCGAGGTTCGGATCAAGGGTCCGGGCCCGGGGCGCGAATCGGCGGTTCGCGCGCTGCACGGCCTTGGCATCAAAATCACGGCGATTTCCGATGTGACGCCGGTGCCGCACAACGGATGCCGTCCGCCGAAGCGCCGCCGCATCTGA
- the rpsM gene encoding 30S ribosomal protein S13 translates to MARIAGVNIPVHKHTVIGLQAILGIGASRARLICASAGVDTSKKVKELTDADLEKLRDEVAKFVVEGDLRREVTMNIKRKMDIGCYEGVRHRKGLPMRGQRTRTNARTRKGPRRAAQALKK, encoded by the coding sequence ATGGCTCGTATCGCAGGGGTTAACATCCCAGTTCACAAGCACACCGTGATCGGCCTTCAGGCGATTCTCGGTATTGGTGCCTCGCGCGCACGGTTGATCTGTGCGTCAGCTGGCGTGGACACTTCGAAGAAGGTCAAGGAACTGACCGACGCGGATCTCGAAAAGCTGCGCGATGAAGTCGCGAAGTTCGTCGTCGAGGGCGATTTGCGCCGTGAAGTGACGATGAACATCAAGCGCAAGATGGACATCGGTTGCTACGAAGGTGTCCGCCATCGCAAGGGTCTGCCCATGCGCGGTCAGCGCACGCGCACGAACGCCCGTACCCGTAAGGGTCCGCGTCGTGCAGCCCAAGCGCTGAAGAAGTAA
- the rpmJ gene encoding 50S ribosomal protein L36, with the protein MKVMASVKCICRNCKIIKRKGVVRVICSSDPRHKQRQG; encoded by the coding sequence ATGAAAGTGATGGCATCGGTTAAGTGCATTTGCCGCAATTGCAAAATTATCAAGCGCAAGGGCGTCGTGCGCGTCATTTGCAGCTCGGATCCGCGTCACAAGCAGCGCCAGGGCTAA
- the infA gene encoding translation initiation factor IF-1 has product MAKDDVIQMQGEVIENLPNATFRVKLENGHVVLGHISGKMRMHYIRILPGDKVTVELTPYDLSRARIVFRAK; this is encoded by the coding sequence ATGGCCAAAGACGATGTCATTCAGATGCAGGGCGAGGTCATTGAAAACCTCCCTAATGCAACATTCCGGGTCAAACTGGAAAACGGCCATGTCGTGTTGGGACATATCTCCGGAAAGATGCGGATGCACTATATCCGGATCCTCCCGGGCGACAAGGTGACGGTGGAATTGACGCCTTACGATCTGTCTCGTGCGCGGATCGTATTCCGGGCGAAGTGA
- the secY gene encoding preprotein translocase subunit SecY has translation MANSPTFAKTGRGGPKYGDLRRRLVFLLLALIVYRIGAHIPVPGIDPDQLAKLFQSQSGGILAMFNMFSGGALSRFTIFALGIMPYISASIIMQLLVIVSPQLEALKKEGQAGQRKITQYTRYFTVALATFQAFSIAVALENQPYLVIDPGMMFRLTTVVTLVTGTMFLMWLGEQITERGLGNGISIIIFGGIAAGFPNAIGGLFELVRTGSMSIISAIIIVVLIAAVTYLVVFIERGQRKILVNYAKRQVGNKIYGGQSSHLPLKLNMSGVIPPIFASSIILLPATIANWVSSGANMRWLHDLASTLAPGQPVYVMLYALAIVFFCFFYTALVFNSKETADNLKKSGAFVPGIRPGEQTARYIDKILTRLTLAGAIYIVFVCLLPEFLVLRWNVPFYFGGTSLLIIVVVTMDFMAQVQSYVMSQQYESLLKKANFKGGNLPMR, from the coding sequence TTGGCTAACAGCCCGACTTTCGCAAAGACTGGACGTGGTGGGCCGAAGTACGGTGATCTGCGTCGGCGGCTGGTTTTCCTGCTGCTGGCGTTGATCGTCTATCGAATCGGCGCGCATATCCCGGTGCCGGGAATCGATCCTGATCAACTGGCCAAGCTGTTCCAAAGCCAGTCTGGCGGCATCCTGGCCATGTTCAACATGTTCTCGGGTGGCGCGCTGTCGCGGTTCACGATATTTGCGTTGGGGATCATGCCGTATATCTCGGCATCGATCATCATGCAGCTGCTCGTGATCGTGTCCCCGCAGTTGGAAGCGCTGAAAAAGGAAGGACAGGCGGGCCAGCGCAAGATCACCCAGTACACGCGCTACTTCACGGTGGCGCTGGCGACGTTTCAGGCGTTCAGTATTGCGGTTGCGCTTGAGAATCAGCCGTACTTGGTGATCGATCCGGGCATGATGTTCCGGCTCACGACGGTGGTGACGCTGGTGACCGGCACGATGTTCCTGATGTGGCTCGGCGAGCAGATCACCGAGCGCGGCTTGGGCAACGGGATTTCGATCATTATCTTTGGCGGTATCGCGGCGGGTTTCCCGAACGCAATCGGTGGATTGTTCGAACTGGTGCGCACTGGATCGATGAGCATCATCTCGGCGATCATCATCGTCGTGCTGATTGCCGCGGTCACGTATCTGGTCGTGTTTATTGAACGGGGACAGCGCAAGATCCTTGTGAACTATGCGAAGCGCCAAGTCGGTAACAAGATCTATGGTGGTCAGTCGTCGCACCTGCCATTGAAGCTGAACATGTCGGGTGTGATTCCGCCGATTTTCGCGTCGTCGATTATCCTGCTGCCGGCGACGATCGCGAACTGGGTCAGCTCCGGCGCGAACATGCGTTGGCTGCATGATCTGGCGTCGACGTTGGCACCGGGGCAACCGGTGTACGTGATGTTGTACGCGTTGGCTATTGTTTTCTTCTGCTTCTTCTACACCGCGTTGGTGTTCAATAGCAAGGAAACGGCCGACAACTTGAAGAAAAGTGGTGCCTTTGTTCCGGGGATTCGCCCGGGCGAGCAGACCGCGCGTTACATCGACAAGATTCTCACCCGTCTGACGCTGGCCGGGGCGATCTATATCGTATTCGTGTGCCTCTTGCCCGAATTCCTGGTGCTGCGCTGGAACGTGCCGTTCTACTTCGGCGGCACTTCGCTGCTGATCATCGTTGTCGTGACGATGGACTTTATGGCGCAGGTGCAGTCGTACGTTATGTCGCAACAGTATGAATCGCTGCTCAAGAAAGCCAATTTCAAGGGCGGCAATCTCCCGATGCGTTGA
- the rplO gene encoding 50S ribosomal protein L15, whose translation MELNNLKPAAGSKHAKRRVGRGIGSGLGKTAGRGHKGQKSRSGGFHKVGFEGGQMPLQRRLPKRGFTSLTKEFVGEVRLGDLEKLPVDEIDLLALKQAGLVGELIKSAKIIATGEIKRKVTIKGLGATKGARAAIEAAGGSLGE comes from the coding sequence ATGGAACTGAACAACCTGAAGCCGGCTGCAGGCTCTAAGCACGCAAAGCGTCGCGTCGGCCGTGGCATCGGCTCCGGCCTGGGCAAGACGGCGGGCCGTGGTCACAAAGGCCAGAAGTCGCGTTCGGGCGGCTTCCATAAGGTGGGCTTCGAAGGCGGCCAAATGCCGTTGCAACGCCGCTTGCCCAAGCGCGGGTTCACGTCACTGACGAAGGAGTTTGTTGGTGAAGTGCGCCTGGGCGACCTGGAAAAGCTGCCGGTCGACGAAATCGATCTGCTGGCGTTGAAGCAAGCGGGCCTCGTAGGCGAACTGATCAAGAGTGCGAAGATCATCGCGACCGGCGAGATCAAGCGCAAGGTCACGATCAAGGGGCTGGGCGCCACGAAGGGCGCGCGTGCTGCAATCGAAGCTGCGGGCGGTTCGTTGGGTGAGTAA
- the rpmD gene encoding 50S ribosomal protein L30: MSGKTVKVQLVKSLIGTRDTHRATVRGLGLRRLNSVSELQDTPAVRGMINKVSYLVKVIG; encoded by the coding sequence ATGTCTGGAAAAACTGTCAAGGTCCAGCTCGTCAAGAGCCTGATCGGTACCCGCGATACGCATCGCGCGACGGTGCGCGGCCTCGGCCTGCGTCGCCTGAACTCGGTTAGCGAATTGCAGGACACGCCGGCGGTGCGCGGCATGATCAACAAGGTCTCGTACCTCGTTAAGGTCATCGGCTAA
- the rpsE gene encoding 30S ribosomal protein S5, with translation MAKMQAKVQADERDDGLREKMISVNRVTKVVKGGRILGFAALTVVGDGDGRVGMGKGKAKEVPVAVQKAMEQARRNMFKVPLKNGTLQHEAHGKHGASQVLLAPAKQGTGVIAGGPMRAVFEVMGVTNVVAKSHGSTNPYNLVRATLDGLRRQSTPADIAAKRGKSVEEILG, from the coding sequence ATGGCAAAGATGCAAGCGAAGGTTCAGGCCGACGAACGCGACGACGGCCTGCGCGAAAAAATGATCTCGGTCAATCGTGTGACCAAGGTCGTGAAGGGTGGCCGGATTCTCGGTTTCGCCGCGCTGACGGTGGTCGGCGACGGTGATGGTCGGGTCGGCATGGGCAAAGGCAAGGCCAAGGAAGTGCCGGTTGCCGTCCAGAAGGCGATGGAACAGGCCCGCCGTAATATGTTCAAGGTACCGCTGAAGAACGGCACGCTGCAGCATGAGGCGCACGGCAAGCACGGCGCGTCGCAAGTGTTGCTCGCACCGGCTAAGCAGGGTACCGGCGTGATTGCCGGCGGCCCGATGCGCGCGGTGTTCGAGGTGATGGGCGTGACGAACGTCGTGGCGAAAAGCCACGGCTCGACGAACCCGTACAACCTCGTTCGTGCGACGCTCGACGGTCTGCGTCGCCAGTCCACGCCGGCCGATATCGCGGCCAAGCGCGGCAAGAGCGTCGAAGAAATTTTGGGTTAA
- the rplR gene encoding 50S ribosomal protein L18, translated as MDKTQSRLRRARQTRIKIAELQVARLAVHRTNQHIYAQVFSPCGTKVVASASTVEVEVRQQLADKSGKGGNVAAAQLIGKRIAEKAKAAGIESVAFDRSGFRYHGRVKALADAAREAGLKF; from the coding sequence ATGGATAAGACTCAATCTCGCCTGCGCCGTGCTCGTCAAACGCGTATCAAGATCGCTGAGCTGCAGGTTGCGCGTCTGGCCGTGCACCGCACCAACCAGCACATCTACGCGCAGGTGTTCTCGCCGTGCGGTACGAAGGTGGTGGCGAGCGCATCGACCGTCGAGGTCGAAGTGCGCCAGCAACTGGCCGACAAGTCGGGCAAGGGCGGTAATGTTGCCGCGGCCCAGCTGATCGGCAAGCGTATCGCCGAGAAGGCCAAGGCTGCCGGTATTGAATCCGTCGCCTTCGACCGCTCGGGCTTCCGCTATCACGGTCGCGTCAAGGCGCTTGCCGATGCGGCGCGTGAAGCCGGGCTCAAGTTCTAA
- the rplF gene encoding 50S ribosomal protein L6, which produces MSRVGKSPIPLPNGAEVTLGESQITLKGPLGTISQALNPLVKVINDNGELKFQPVDESREATALSGTMRALVANMVNGVTKGFERKLTLVGVGYRAQAQGDKLNLSLGFSHPVVHQMPEGVKAETPSQTEIVIKGIDKQKVGQVAAEVRGYRPPEPYKGKGVRYADEVVILKETKKK; this is translated from the coding sequence ATGTCTCGAGTAGGTAAGAGCCCGATTCCTCTGCCCAACGGTGCTGAGGTGACGCTGGGCGAGTCGCAGATTACGCTAAAAGGGCCGTTGGGCACGATTTCTCAGGCACTGAACCCGCTTGTGAAGGTGATCAACGACAACGGCGAACTGAAGTTCCAACCGGTCGACGAGTCGCGCGAGGCAACCGCGCTGTCCGGCACGATGCGCGCACTCGTCGCGAACATGGTGAACGGCGTGACGAAGGGCTTCGAGCGCAAACTCACGCTGGTCGGCGTTGGTTACCGTGCGCAGGCGCAAGGCGACAAGTTGAATCTGTCGTTGGGCTTCTCGCATCCGGTCGTGCATCAAATGCCGGAAGGTGTGAAGGCGGAAACGCCGTCGCAAACGGAAATCGTCATCAAGGGGATCGACAAACAAAAAGTCGGCCAGGTAGCCGCGGAAGTGCGTGGCTACCGTCCGCCTGAGCCCTACAAGGGCAAGGGTGTGCGCTACGCCGACGAAGTCGTGATCCTCAAGGAAACGAAGAAGAAGTAA
- the rpsH gene encoding 30S ribosomal protein S8 produces MSMSDPIADMLTRIRNAQMVEKAAVTMPSSKVKVAIAQVLKDEGYIDDFVVKAHGPKAELNIALKYHAGRPVIERLERVSKPGLRVYRGRNEIPQVMNGLGVAIVSTPKGVMTDRKARATGVGGEVICYVA; encoded by the coding sequence ATGAGCATGAGTGATCCTATCGCCGATATGCTGACTCGCATCCGCAACGCGCAGATGGTCGAGAAGGCTGCGGTGACGATGCCCTCGTCGAAAGTGAAGGTCGCAATCGCGCAGGTTCTGAAGGACGAAGGCTACATCGACGACTTCGTCGTGAAGGCCCATGGCCCGAAGGCGGAACTGAACATTGCGTTGAAGTACCACGCCGGCCGGCCGGTCATCGAGCGTCTGGAACGCGTGTCCAAGCCTGGCCTTCGCGTGTATCGTGGTCGCAACGAGATCCCGCAGGTCATGAATGGCCTGGGCGTCGCTATCGTGTCCACGCCGAAGGGAGTGATGACCGATCGCAAAGCGCGCGCCACGGGTGTGGGCGGCGAAGTCATTTGCTACGTCGCGTAA
- the rpsN gene encoding 30S ribosomal protein S14 produces MAKLALIEREKKRARLAAKYAPKRAALKAIIDDTSKSDEERYEARLKLQQLPRNANPTRKRNRCAITGRPRGTFRKFGLARGKIREIAFRGEIPGLTKASW; encoded by the coding sequence GTGGCTAAACTGGCACTGATCGAACGTGAAAAGAAGCGTGCTCGTCTCGCAGCGAAGTATGCGCCAAAGCGCGCGGCGCTGAAGGCGATCATTGACGATACGAGCAAGTCCGACGAAGAGCGCTACGAAGCGCGCCTGAAGCTGCAGCAACTGCCGCGCAACGCGAACCCGACCCGCAAGCGCAATCGCTGCGCGATCACCGGGCGTCCGCGTGGCACGTTCCGCAAATTTGGCTTGGCGCGCGGCAAGATTCGCGAAATCGCATTCCGCGGCGAGATTCCCGGCCTGACGAAGGCGAGCTGGTAA
- the rplE gene encoding 50S ribosomal protein L5 codes for MARLQQVYKEKIVPELTQKFGYKSVMEVPRITKITLNMGLGDAVADKKIIDNAVGDLTKIAGQKPVVTKARKAIAGFKIRQGYPIGAMVTLRGRAMYEFLDRFVTIALPRVRDFRGISGRAFDGRGNYNIGVKEQIIFPEIDYDKIDALRGLNISITTTAKTDEEAKALLASFKFPFRN; via the coding sequence ATGGCACGTTTGCAGCAGGTTTACAAAGAGAAGATTGTTCCCGAACTGACGCAAAAGTTCGGCTACAAGTCCGTCATGGAAGTGCCGCGCATCACCAAGATCACGCTGAACATGGGTCTGGGTGACGCGGTCGCTGACAAGAAGATCATTGACAACGCGGTGGGTGATCTGACGAAGATCGCCGGTCAGAAGCCGGTCGTGACGAAGGCGCGTAAGGCAATCGCGGGCTTCAAGATTCGCCAGGGCTATCCGATTGGCGCGATGGTCACACTGCGTGGTCGCGCGATGTATGAGTTCCTGGATCGCTTCGTGACAATCGCGTTGCCGCGAGTGCGCGATTTCCGCGGCATCTCGGGCCGGGCATTCGATGGCCGCGGCAACTACAACATCGGGGTAAAGGAGCAGATCATTTTCCCCGAAATCGATTACGACAAGATCGACGCGCTGCGTGGGCTGAATATCAGCATCACGACGACTGCGAAGACCGACGAAGAAGCGAAGGCACTGCTCGCCAGCTTCAAGTTCCCGTTCAGAAACTGA
- the rplX gene encoding 50S ribosomal protein L24, with product MNKIRKGDEIIVIAGKDKGKRGTVLAVAGDRVTVEGINLVKKHVKPNPMKGTTGGVESKSMPLHISNVALVDANGRASRVGIKVEEGKKVRFLKTTGAVLSA from the coding sequence ATGAACAAGATTCGCAAGGGTGACGAAATCATCGTCATCGCAGGCAAGGACAAGGGCAAGCGCGGCACCGTGCTGGCAGTTGCGGGCGATCGTGTGACGGTTGAAGGTATCAATCTCGTGAAGAAGCACGTGAAGCCGAACCCGATGAAGGGCACGACCGGCGGTGTGGAAAGCAAGTCGATGCCGTTGCACATCTCCAACGTTGCGTTGGTCGATGCGAACGGCCGTGCGTCGCGGGTGGGCATCAAGGTCGAGGAGGGCAAGAAGGTGCGCTTCCTAAAGACCACCGGTGCTGTGCTGAGCGCCTGA
- the rplN gene encoding 50S ribosomal protein L14 → MIQTETRLEVADNTGAREVLCIKVLGGSKRRYASIGDIIKVSVKEATPRGRVKKGEIYNAVVVRTAKGVRRQDGSLIKFDGNAAVLLNNKLEPIGTRIFGPVTRELRSERFMKIVSLAPEVL, encoded by the coding sequence ATGATCCAGACCGAAACTCGGCTTGAAGTAGCCGATAACACGGGTGCACGCGAAGTGTTGTGCATCAAGGTGCTCGGCGGCTCGAAGCGTCGTTACGCGAGCATTGGCGACATCATCAAGGTGAGCGTCAAGGAAGCCACGCCGCGTGGGCGCGTCAAGAAGGGCGAAATCTACAACGCCGTGGTGGTTCGCACCGCCAAGGGCGTGCGTCGTCAGGACGGCTCGCTGATCAAGTTCGACGGCAATGCCGCCGTGCTGCTGAACAACAAGCTTGAGCCGATCGGTACGCGCATTTTCGGGCCGGTCACGCGTGAATTGCGTAGCGAACGTTTCATGAAGATCGTTTCGCTCGCGCCGGAAGTGCTGTAA
- the rpsQ gene encoding 30S ribosomal protein S17: MNDSVKTSLKRTLVGKVVSNKMNKTVTVLVEHRVKHPIYGKYVVRSKKYHAHDEANTYNEGDLVEIQENRPISKTKAWTVSRLVEAARII; this comes from the coding sequence ATGAACGATAGCGTTAAAACCTCGCTTAAGCGGACGCTGGTCGGCAAGGTCGTCAGCAATAAGATGAACAAGACCGTGACCGTGCTCGTCGAGCATCGCGTCAAACACCCGATCTACGGCAAGTACGTTGTGCGCTCGAAGAAGTACCACGCGCACGACGAGGCGAACACGTACAACGAGGGCGACCTCGTGGAGATCCAGGAAAATCGTCCGATTTCGAAGACGAAGGCCTGGACCGTGTCCCGCCTGGTTGAAGCGGCGCGCATCATCTGA
- the rpmC gene encoding 50S ribosomal protein L29 has protein sequence MKASELRDKDQAALNKELSDLLKAQFGLRMQLATQQLQNTSQLKKVRRDIARVRTVLTEKANQK, from the coding sequence ATGAAAGCTTCCGAACTTCGCGACAAGGATCAGGCCGCGCTCAACAAGGAGCTGTCGGACCTGCTGAAGGCCCAATTCGGTCTGCGCATGCAGCTCGCGACCCAACAGCTGCAGAACACCAGCCAGCTGAAGAAGGTCCGCCGCGACATCGCGCGTGTGCGTACCGTGTTGACTGAAAAGGCGAACCAGAAATGA
- the rplP gene encoding 50S ribosomal protein L16, which produces MLQPKRRKYRKEQKGRNTGVATRGNAVSFGEFGLKAVGRGRLTARQIEAARRAMTRHIKRGGRIWIRIFPDKPISQKPAEVRMGNGKGNPEYYVAEIQPGKMLYEMDGVNEELAREAFRLAAAKLPLKTMFVARQIGA; this is translated from the coding sequence ATGCTGCAACCGAAACGCAGAAAGTACCGCAAAGAGCAAAAGGGTCGTAATACGGGCGTCGCAACGCGTGGCAATGCGGTGTCGTTCGGTGAGTTTGGCCTGAAAGCGGTCGGGCGCGGCCGTTTGACCGCGCGCCAGATCGAAGCCGCGCGTCGAGCGATGACCCGTCACATCAAACGTGGCGGCCGCATCTGGATTCGCATCTTCCCGGACAAGCCGATTTCGCAAAAGCCGGCTGAAGTGCGGATGGGTAACGGTAAAGGTAACCCTGAGTACTACGTCGCCGAGATCCAGCCCGGCAAGATGCTGTACGAAATGGATGGCGTTAACGAAGAGCTGGCGCGTGAGGCGTTCCGTCTGGCAGCGGCGAAGTTGCCGCTGAAGACGATGTTCGTCGCCCGCCAGATCGGCGCCTAA
- the rpsC gene encoding 30S ribosomal protein S3: protein MGQKIHPTGFRLAVSRNWASRWYANNTQFAGMLKEDIGVREYLKKKLKNASVSRVVIERPAKNARLTIFSSRPGVVIGKKGEDIELLKTELQRRMGVPVHVNIEEVRKPETDAQLIADSITQQLERRIMFRRAMKRAMQNAMRLGAQGIKIMSAGRLNGIEIARTEWYREGRVPLHTLRADIDYATSEAKTTYGIIGVKVWVYKGDTLGRNDLPVVEEPTEDKRGRRNARPGDRRPRRDGEGGAPGARRGGPRRSGAGAGGDAKSGE, encoded by the coding sequence ATGGGACAAAAAATTCATCCGACTGGCTTCCGTCTGGCCGTCAGCCGTAACTGGGCGTCGCGTTGGTACGCGAACAATACCCAGTTTGCGGGGATGCTGAAGGAAGACATCGGCGTTCGCGAATACCTGAAGAAGAAGCTGAAGAACGCGTCGGTGAGCCGCGTTGTGATCGAGCGTCCTGCAAAGAACGCGCGTCTGACGATCTTCAGCTCGCGTCCGGGCGTTGTGATCGGCAAGAAGGGTGAGGATATCGAGTTGTTAAAGACCGAACTGCAGCGCCGCATGGGCGTGCCGGTTCACGTCAACATCGAAGAAGTCCGTAAGCCGGAAACCGATGCGCAACTGATCGCCGATTCGATCACACAGCAGCTTGAGCGCCGGATCATGTTCCGTCGCGCAATGAAGCGTGCGATGCAAAATGCGATGCGTCTGGGTGCGCAGGGCATCAAGATCATGAGTGCGGGTCGTCTGAACGGCATCGAAATCGCACGGACCGAATGGTACCGTGAAGGCCGTGTGCCGCTGCATACGCTGCGCGCCGACATCGACTATGCGACGTCGGAAGCGAAGACGACGTACGGCATCATCGGCGTCAAGGTGTGGGTCTACAAAGGCGATACGCTCGGCCGCAACGATCTGCCGGTCGTCGAAGAGCCGACGGAAGACAAGCGTGGGCGCCGCAATGCCCGCCCGGGCGATCGTCGCCCGCGCCGTGATGGCGAAGGCGGCGCACCGGGCGCACGTCGGGGCGGTCCGCGCCGTAGTGGTGCCGGTGCTGGCGGCGACGCGAAGAGTGGAGAATAA